From one Ooceraea biroi isolate clonal line C1 chromosome 7, Obir_v5.4, whole genome shotgun sequence genomic stretch:
- the LOC105277660 gene encoding protein kinase C-binding protein 1 isoform X1, whose translation MTKMASHEDNKDSVKSSTADKIDTIAQSKTEEKSAVVSLIDENNKLNNAIKEEPINLTDENTSVQRDDANDVQSENKSDLKSQKIDKGVKKEAQDDASSLHTENSSEENVKNEQSKDSSTKAESILKRKQKSLSASTESLEDTGTRSKRKKSKNASDRFCWRCHKQGVNAHCTACPRSWHRKCIGGMPPSLEKWICGECVTILKAENAETRSTAMAQLSVDQLCMLLKHVVEILRDYPGSEPFCKPVDLVEVSTYLDYVIKPMDLSLLESNVRSKLYGSTDAFMADAKWIQHNCIVFNTCGGVYTDTLKLTTAAKQIIKMARQEVSEIEACPDCYAHGRNLPRPQPSWFIEPCRRPHPLVWAKLKGFPFWPAKAMPRLNSQGYVDVRFFGEHDRAWVSPKDLYLYSEEPPAPSPRKRKSDMDECVREITRHCRKLALMFGQFKFAPPKVQYNPNDPTQIKLLLPNYDPLEPNKHYPAGELSTASKKKISRKRTLSKSARSKSQSDESIDKAEVVDASSDKNEKESGATASKVQKLGNVKDISNSQAKLGDNDSKLSKNQVEDVTKVAQTKTVKSDKSKNTKLTLRSNVSSTGNVTGNSSTTGPNSGVNKDTLKDRKEESPVENSTPVTSAGEQSTRTHKKTLLKNIINPKLALSQLENASKTAVKNQKNNNKVYKPKTRLVDKMNAEKALKSISASKENEKQLPSNSGGVVHKVSLLNSNRESTNAQKAIPEIDITLSPPSSTSSAKVQPAVADKSVFLLVVNNGKTELVKQSTPVNYQGSQSALPVKESHQNSLLRKENKAKKTFRNKPNPEIVQCPLSDSGESTEISPTKKNTSLSYELLPPEAGPISARLHHNANELAKKMAQLMEEAYKEAANVNGEKGTADNHQATIFFLRMQIEHMKWQHQQQLAELKHNSDRTLREMRASLEAEKLRSIEETRREAEEEKLRCIAETKRKQWCARCGEEARFFCCWNTAYCDYPCQQSHWPTHMRTCSQPPAYRVSNSGGNSNREESNNAVTHDSAGKVHTRPLSKLSGIPPS comes from the exons ATGACCAAAATGGCGTCCCATGAAGACAACAAAGATTCCGTGAAGTCTTCTACCGCAGACAAAATAGATACAATTGCACAGTCGAAAACAGAAGAGAAGTCAGCAGTGGTTTCACTAATTGACGAGAACAATAAACTGAATAATGCTATCAAAGAGGAGccgataaatttaactgaTGAGAATACAAGTGTACAAAGAGATGATGCTAATGATGTACAAAGTGAAAATAAATCCGATTTGAAATCACAGAAAATTGATAAGGGTGTTAAAAAGGAGGCACAGGATGATGCCTCATCATTACACACTGAAAACTCGAGTGAGGAGAATGTGAAAAATGAACAGAGTAAAGACTCTTCAACAAAGGCGGAATCTATTTTGAAACGGAAGCAGAAATCCTTAAG TGCTTCAACGGAATCTTTAGAAGACACAGGCACCAGgagcaagagaaaaaaatcgaaaaacgCGAGCGATCGATTCTGTTGGAGGTGTCACAAGCAAGGCGTCAACGCTCACTGCACTGCCTGTCCTCGCTCGTGGCATCGTAAATGCATAGGCGGTATGCCACCGTCCTTGGAGAAGTGGATATGCGGGGAATGCGTGACCATCCTGAAGGCCGAAAATGCCGAGACACGTTCCACGGCTATGGCCCAATTATCCGTCGACCAGTTGTGCATGCTGCTCAAGCACGTGGTCGAGATACTGCGCGATTATCCTGGG TCCGAGCCATTCTGCAAGCCAGTGGATCTCGTGGAAGTGTCAACTTATTTGGATTACGTTATCAAGCCGATGGACCTGAGTCTCTTGGAGTCGAACGTGCGATCCAAGTTGTACGGTAGCACCGACGCATTTATGGCGGACGCAAAGTGGATCCAACATAATTGCATCGTGTTTAATACAT GCGGCGGTGTTTATACTGACACGTTGAAACTGACGACCGCGGCGAAGCAGATCATCAAGATGGCGCGTCAAGAAGTTTCCGAGATCGAGGCGTGTCCCGACTGCTATGCGCACGGTCGTAACTTGCCGAGGCCCCAGCCGTCCTGGTTCATCGAGCCCTGTCGTCGGCCACATCCACTGGTGTGGGCGAAGCTGAAGGGTTTTCCGTTCTGGCCGGCGAAAGCCATGCCTCGCCTCAACTCCCAGGGATACGTGGACGTGCGTTTCTTCGGCGAGCACGATCGCGCTTGGGTGTCACCGAAGGATCTCTACTTGTACTCGGAGGAGCCGCCCGCACCATCACCCCGCAAACGGAAATCGGACATGGACGAGTGCGTTCGCGAGATCACTCGACACTGCAGAAAGCTGGCGCTCATGTTCGGCCAGTTCAAGTTCGCTCCGCCCAAGGTACAATACAATCCAAACGATCCGACGCAGATAAAGCTGTTACTACCGAATTACGATCCCCTCGAGCCCAACAAGCACTATCCCGCCGGTGAGCTTTCCACAGCTTCGAAAAAAAAGATCTCGAGAAAACGGACCCTGTCGAAGTCGGCTCGGTCGAAATCGCAGAGCGACGAGTCGATTGATAAGGCCGAGGTGGTGGACGCGAGTAGTGACAAGAACGAAAAGGAGAGTGGTGCCACAGCGTCAAAAGTACAAAAACTAGGTAACGTTAAGGACATTTCAAATTCGCAGGCTAAGCTAGGTGATAACGATAGCAAATTAAGTAAGAACCAAGTTGAGGATGTAACTAAAGTTGCTCAAACTAAAACCGTAAAGAGTGATAAATCGAAGAACACAAAGCTAACGCTTCGATCAAACGTTTCGAGTACGGGTAACGTCACTGGGAACAGTAGCACAACGGGTCCTAATAGCGGTGTAAATAAGGATACCTTGAAGGATAGAAAGGAGGAATCGCCCGTGGAAAATTCTACGCCTGTGACATCGGCCGGTGAACAGTCAACGCGAACGCATAAAAAGACTCTTCTAAAGAATATCATTAATCCGAAATTGGCGCTTTCTCAATTGGAGAACGCGTCGAAGACAGCGGTAAAGAACCAGAAGAACAATAATAAGGTGTACAAACCGAAAACGAGGTTGGTTGATAAGATGAACGCCGAGAAGGCGTTGAAATCCATCTCTGCGAGCAAGGAGAACGAGAAACAGCTGCCGTCGAACTCGGGCGGGGTAGTTCACAAGGTATCATTATTGAATAGCAACAGGGAATCGACGAATGCTCAGAAAGCAATACCGGAAATCGACATAACGCTGTCGCCGCCCTCGTCAACATCGAGCGCAAAAGTCCAACCCGCTGTGGCAGATAAATCTGTATTTCTCCTCGTGGTGAACAATGGGAAAACCGAGCTCGTAAAACAATCCACGCCGGTTAATTATCAAGGTAGCCAGAGTGCGCTACCCGTGAAGGAATCGCATCAAAATTCGCTCCTGCGAAAAGAGAATAAGGCTAAAAAAACCTTTCGCAACAAACCAAATCCTGAGATCGTTCAGTGTCCATTATCGGACTCCGGCGAATCTACCGAGATCTCGCCGACTAAGAAAAACACGTCGTTGAGCTATGAACTGTTACCTCCGGAGGCAGGACCGATCAGCGCGCGTTTACATCACAATGCGAACGAGCTGGCAAAAAAGATGGCTCAATTGATGGAGGAAGCATATAAGGAAGCGGCTAATGTCAACGGCGAGAAAGGCACGGCCGACAATCACCAGGCGACTATATTTTTCCTGCGCATGCAGATTGAGCATATGAAGTGGCAGCATCAACAACAGCTGGCCGAGCTGAAGCACAACAGCG ATCGTACTTTGCGTGAGATGCGAGCGAGTCTCGAAGCGGAAAAATTGCGCTCGATCGAGGAGACGCGCAGGGAAGCCGAGGAAGAGAAACTCCGATGTATCGCGGAGACCAAGCGGAAGCAATGGTGCGCCAGATGCGGGGAGGAAGCAAGGTTTTTTTGCTGCTGGAACACGGCCTATTGTGATTATCCCTGCCAGCAATCGCATTGGCCGACGCACATGAGGACGTGCTCCCAGCCGCCCGCGTACAGAGTCAGTAATTCAGGTGGAAATTCAAACCGAGAGGAG AGCAATAATGCCGTGACGCACGACTCTGCTGGCAAGGTGCACACTCGACCGCTCAGCAAGCTGAGTGGGATTCCACCATCATAG
- the LOC105277660 gene encoding protein kinase C-binding protein 1 isoform X2, with protein sequence MTKMASHEDNKDSVKSSTADKIDTIAQSKTEEKSAVVSLIDENNKLNNAIKEEPINLTDENTSVQRDDANDVQSENKSDLKSQKIDKGVKKEAQDDASSLHTENSSEENVKNEQSKDSSTKAESILKRKQKSLSASTESLEDTGTRSKRKKSKNASDRFCWRCHKQGVNAHCTACPRSWHRKCIGGMPPSLEKWICGECVTILKAENAETRSTAMAQLSVDQLCMLLKHVVEILRDYPGSEPFCKPVDLVEVSTYLDYVIKPMDLSLLESNVRSKLYGSTDAFMADAKWIQHNCIVFNTCGGVYTDTLKLTTAAKQIIKMARQEVSEIEACPDCYAHGRNLPRPQPSWFIEPCRRPHPLVWAKLKGFPFWPAKAMPRLNSQGYVDVRFFGEHDRAWVSPKDLYLYSEEPPAPSPRKRKSDMDECVREITRHCRKLALMFGQFKFAPPKVQYNPNDPTQIKLLLPNYDPLEPNKHYPAGELSTASKKKISRKRTLSKSARSKSQSDESIDKAEVVDASSDKNEKESGATASKVQKLGNVKDISNSQAKLGDNDSKLSKNQVEDVTKVAQTKTVKSDKSKNTKLTLRSNVSSTGNVTGNSSTTGPNSGVNKDTLKDRKEESPVENSTPVTSAGEQSTRTHKKTLLKNIINPKLALSQLENASKTAVKNQKNNNKVYKPKTRLVDKMNAEKALKSISASKENEKQLPSNSGGVVHKVSLLNSNRESTNAQKAIPEIDITLSPPSSTSSAKVQPAVADKSVFLLVVNNGKTELVKQSTPVNYQGSQSALPVKESHQNSLLRKENKAKKTFRNKPNPEIVQCPLSDSGESTEISPTKKNTSLSYELLPPEAGPISARLHHNANELAKKMAQLMEEAYKEAANVNGEKGTADNHQATIFFLRMQIEHMKWQHQQQLAELKHNSDRTLREMRASLEAEKLRSIEETRREAEEEKLRCIAETKRKQWCARCGEEARFFCCWNTAYCDYPCQQSHWPTHMRTCSQPPAYRVSNSGGNSNREEVMPRLLFYSNSDL encoded by the exons ATGACCAAAATGGCGTCCCATGAAGACAACAAAGATTCCGTGAAGTCTTCTACCGCAGACAAAATAGATACAATTGCACAGTCGAAAACAGAAGAGAAGTCAGCAGTGGTTTCACTAATTGACGAGAACAATAAACTGAATAATGCTATCAAAGAGGAGccgataaatttaactgaTGAGAATACAAGTGTACAAAGAGATGATGCTAATGATGTACAAAGTGAAAATAAATCCGATTTGAAATCACAGAAAATTGATAAGGGTGTTAAAAAGGAGGCACAGGATGATGCCTCATCATTACACACTGAAAACTCGAGTGAGGAGAATGTGAAAAATGAACAGAGTAAAGACTCTTCAACAAAGGCGGAATCTATTTTGAAACGGAAGCAGAAATCCTTAAG TGCTTCAACGGAATCTTTAGAAGACACAGGCACCAGgagcaagagaaaaaaatcgaaaaacgCGAGCGATCGATTCTGTTGGAGGTGTCACAAGCAAGGCGTCAACGCTCACTGCACTGCCTGTCCTCGCTCGTGGCATCGTAAATGCATAGGCGGTATGCCACCGTCCTTGGAGAAGTGGATATGCGGGGAATGCGTGACCATCCTGAAGGCCGAAAATGCCGAGACACGTTCCACGGCTATGGCCCAATTATCCGTCGACCAGTTGTGCATGCTGCTCAAGCACGTGGTCGAGATACTGCGCGATTATCCTGGG TCCGAGCCATTCTGCAAGCCAGTGGATCTCGTGGAAGTGTCAACTTATTTGGATTACGTTATCAAGCCGATGGACCTGAGTCTCTTGGAGTCGAACGTGCGATCCAAGTTGTACGGTAGCACCGACGCATTTATGGCGGACGCAAAGTGGATCCAACATAATTGCATCGTGTTTAATACAT GCGGCGGTGTTTATACTGACACGTTGAAACTGACGACCGCGGCGAAGCAGATCATCAAGATGGCGCGTCAAGAAGTTTCCGAGATCGAGGCGTGTCCCGACTGCTATGCGCACGGTCGTAACTTGCCGAGGCCCCAGCCGTCCTGGTTCATCGAGCCCTGTCGTCGGCCACATCCACTGGTGTGGGCGAAGCTGAAGGGTTTTCCGTTCTGGCCGGCGAAAGCCATGCCTCGCCTCAACTCCCAGGGATACGTGGACGTGCGTTTCTTCGGCGAGCACGATCGCGCTTGGGTGTCACCGAAGGATCTCTACTTGTACTCGGAGGAGCCGCCCGCACCATCACCCCGCAAACGGAAATCGGACATGGACGAGTGCGTTCGCGAGATCACTCGACACTGCAGAAAGCTGGCGCTCATGTTCGGCCAGTTCAAGTTCGCTCCGCCCAAGGTACAATACAATCCAAACGATCCGACGCAGATAAAGCTGTTACTACCGAATTACGATCCCCTCGAGCCCAACAAGCACTATCCCGCCGGTGAGCTTTCCACAGCTTCGAAAAAAAAGATCTCGAGAAAACGGACCCTGTCGAAGTCGGCTCGGTCGAAATCGCAGAGCGACGAGTCGATTGATAAGGCCGAGGTGGTGGACGCGAGTAGTGACAAGAACGAAAAGGAGAGTGGTGCCACAGCGTCAAAAGTACAAAAACTAGGTAACGTTAAGGACATTTCAAATTCGCAGGCTAAGCTAGGTGATAACGATAGCAAATTAAGTAAGAACCAAGTTGAGGATGTAACTAAAGTTGCTCAAACTAAAACCGTAAAGAGTGATAAATCGAAGAACACAAAGCTAACGCTTCGATCAAACGTTTCGAGTACGGGTAACGTCACTGGGAACAGTAGCACAACGGGTCCTAATAGCGGTGTAAATAAGGATACCTTGAAGGATAGAAAGGAGGAATCGCCCGTGGAAAATTCTACGCCTGTGACATCGGCCGGTGAACAGTCAACGCGAACGCATAAAAAGACTCTTCTAAAGAATATCATTAATCCGAAATTGGCGCTTTCTCAATTGGAGAACGCGTCGAAGACAGCGGTAAAGAACCAGAAGAACAATAATAAGGTGTACAAACCGAAAACGAGGTTGGTTGATAAGATGAACGCCGAGAAGGCGTTGAAATCCATCTCTGCGAGCAAGGAGAACGAGAAACAGCTGCCGTCGAACTCGGGCGGGGTAGTTCACAAGGTATCATTATTGAATAGCAACAGGGAATCGACGAATGCTCAGAAAGCAATACCGGAAATCGACATAACGCTGTCGCCGCCCTCGTCAACATCGAGCGCAAAAGTCCAACCCGCTGTGGCAGATAAATCTGTATTTCTCCTCGTGGTGAACAATGGGAAAACCGAGCTCGTAAAACAATCCACGCCGGTTAATTATCAAGGTAGCCAGAGTGCGCTACCCGTGAAGGAATCGCATCAAAATTCGCTCCTGCGAAAAGAGAATAAGGCTAAAAAAACCTTTCGCAACAAACCAAATCCTGAGATCGTTCAGTGTCCATTATCGGACTCCGGCGAATCTACCGAGATCTCGCCGACTAAGAAAAACACGTCGTTGAGCTATGAACTGTTACCTCCGGAGGCAGGACCGATCAGCGCGCGTTTACATCACAATGCGAACGAGCTGGCAAAAAAGATGGCTCAATTGATGGAGGAAGCATATAAGGAAGCGGCTAATGTCAACGGCGAGAAAGGCACGGCCGACAATCACCAGGCGACTATATTTTTCCTGCGCATGCAGATTGAGCATATGAAGTGGCAGCATCAACAACAGCTGGCCGAGCTGAAGCACAACAGCG ATCGTACTTTGCGTGAGATGCGAGCGAGTCTCGAAGCGGAAAAATTGCGCTCGATCGAGGAGACGCGCAGGGAAGCCGAGGAAGAGAAACTCCGATGTATCGCGGAGACCAAGCGGAAGCAATGGTGCGCCAGATGCGGGGAGGAAGCAAGGTTTTTTTGCTGCTGGAACACGGCCTATTGTGATTATCCCTGCCAGCAATCGCATTGGCCGACGCACATGAGGACGTGCTCCCAGCCGCCCGCGTACAGAGTCAGTAATTCAGGTGGAAATTCAAACCGAGAGGAGGTGATGCCGAGACTTCTGTTCTATTCGAACTCCGACTTATGA
- the LOC105277661 gene encoding myotubularin-related protein 9, with translation MGDHIGDNILIPQVDNVVLIDRSDGNNKSMDGTLCISGHHLILSSRQDDGQELWLMNRNIDVVEKKLNAQSPGGSIILKCKDFQILQLDISSTNDLINAILSIEKLISLDQTLQYPFFYRPQTTNNAMIQVEDGWTAFAPVSEWSRLLAAHGDEWRISYLNRDYKVCNSYPSAVIVPRQIDDKIVVASTGFREGGRFPVLCYRHEGGSILLRSSQPLCGATGKRCKEDERLLNAVLGPGRRGYIVDTRSISQAQGARARGGGTEMDAAYPQWRKVHKSVPRPHDLADSFYKLIEACNDINSSTSQWLSKLDSSGWLAAVQSALNAACVTAQCLHQEVAAVLVHGSSGRDSTLVVTSLAQAILNPDCRTVRGLQALIEREWLQAGHQFFSRTRCGAYQSSSSQNPTHAPTFLLFLDCLYQLHHQFQFSFEYTVDLLIKLYKHAYSSNYGTFLGDSEAERIKLRLSERTYSLWSYMNQPDVLEQWINPLYEPNSGVIWPSVAPISIQLWKELYLAYTSAAPWSGMLSYAKQIKQNHTAVRKVAGQLHTQIKQALEEIRSNPDLLRDDADNQEEHPRIAQLSLESQST, from the exons ATGGGTGATCATATCGGTGATAACATATTAATCCCGCAGGTCGACAACGTCGTGTTGATCGACAGGAGCGATGGCAATAACAAGAGCATGGATGGGACACTGTGCATCAGTGGTCACCATCTCATTTTATCTTCGAGGCAGGACGACGGACAAGAACTTTGG CTGATGAACCGAAACATCGACGTTGTAGAAAAGAAATTGAACGCTCAGAGTCCAGGTGGTAGCATAATATTAAAGTGCAAGGATTTCCAAATCCTACAGTTAGACATTAGTTCTACCAACGATTTAATCAATGCCATATTATCTATAGAGAAGCTGATATCGTTAG ACCAAACTTTACAATATCCATTCTTCTATCGACCGCAGACAACCAATAATGCTATGATACAAGTGGAGGACGGGTGGACAGCATTCGCACCAGTTTCCGAATGGTCCAGGTTACTAGCGGCGCATGGGGACGAGTGGCGCATCAGTTACTTAAACAGAGACTACAAAGTTTGCAATTCATATCCGTCGGCAGTGATAGTGCCGCGTCAGATAGACGACAAGATCGTAGTAGCATCCACCGGTTTCAGGGAAGGCGGAAGGTTCCCTGTTTTGTGTTACAGACACGAGGGAGGA AGTATACTGTTGAGAAGTAGTCAACCATTATGTGGTGCAACTGGCAAAAGATGCAAGGAAGACGAAAGACTATTAAATGCAGTTCTAGGTCCTGGAAGACGTGG CTACATAGTGGACACGAGATCAATTAGTCAGGCGCAAGGCGCAAGGGCCAGGGGCGGCGGCACGGAAATGGATGCAGCTTATCCGCAGTGGCGGAAGGTGCACAAGTCAGTGCCTCGGCCGCACGACCTGGCGGATAGCTTCTACAAGTTGATAGAGGCCTGCAACGACATAAACAGTTCCACCTCGCAGTGGCTGTCCAAGTTGGATAGCAGTGGGTGGCTAGCCGCGGTACAAAGTGCTTTAAATGCTGCTTGCGTAACGGCGCAGTGCTTGCATCAAGAAGTCGCGGCTGTGCTGGTGCACG GTAGCTCAGGCAGAGATTCTACATTAGTGGTAACCAGCTTGGCTCAGGCGATATTAAATCCCGATTGCCGGACGGTGCGAGGACTTCAGGCACTCATAGAACGCGAGTGGCTGCAAGCGGGCCACCAATTTTTCAGCCGAACCCGTTGCGGAGCGTATCAGTCTTCGAGCTCGCAAAATCCGACGCACGCGCCGACATTTTTGCTTTTTCTCGATTGCCTGTACCAGTTGCACCATCAGTTTCAATTTAGCTTCGAGTACACGGTGGATCTGCTGATTAAATTGTACAAGCATGCCTATTCTTCCAACTACGGCACATTTTTAG GTGACTCGGAAGCGGAGAGGATAAAACTACGGCTGTCCGAGCGAACTTACAGCCTATGGTCGTACATGAACCAACCGGACGTTTTGGAGCAGTGGATAAATCCATTGTACGAGCCGAATTCAGGCGTGATCTGGCCTAGCGTCGCTCCCATCAGCATCCAGCTGTGGAAGGAATTGTATCTCGCGTACACGAGCGCGGCCCCGTGGAGCGGCATGCTCTCCTACGCGAAGCAGATCAAGCAGAATCATACGGCGGTGCGTAAGGTGGCCGGACAACTACACACGCAGATCAAACAAGCGTTGGAGGAAATTCGATCGAACCCGGACTTGCTGCGGGACGACGCGGACAATCAAGAGGAGCATCCCCGCATAGCTCAACTGAGCCTCGAGTCCCAGAGTACTTGA